One genomic region from Cyanobium usitatum str. Tous encodes:
- a CDS encoding phycobiliprotein lyase → MSEIQTESIADALSFFRLSCGRWRSQRSSHHLLHRRAEAGGSFIEVVEIAAADPRLIAIAELHGENPAGLVGGCRVTWNASMAWDKAGEAHEGESVFGLIPTDELGRSGLLLRDRGYAETAPVAGHFAMDERDGLLLTTGYETMASLERFSFAGPNVRLRTSTVEGLSNTASFCVETRLLDSPQPGAKTPAQEPVSDQPLSPLGW, encoded by the coding sequence GTGAGCGAAATCCAAACCGAGTCGATCGCCGACGCCCTTAGCTTTTTCCGCCTTAGCTGCGGTCGCTGGCGCTCCCAGCGCAGCAGCCACCACCTGCTGCACCGGCGAGCTGAGGCGGGAGGCTCCTTCATTGAGGTGGTGGAGATCGCCGCAGCCGACCCCCGCCTAATCGCCATCGCCGAGCTCCACGGCGAAAATCCCGCCGGCCTCGTGGGGGGCTGCCGGGTGACCTGGAACGCCTCAATGGCGTGGGATAAAGCCGGAGAAGCCCATGAAGGGGAAAGCGTTTTCGGCCTGATCCCCACCGATGAGCTCGGCCGGTCCGGCCTGCTGCTGCGCGACCGTGGCTACGCCGAAACCGCCCCCGTGGCAGGCCATTTCGCCATGGACGAGCGCGATGGGCTCCTGCTCACCACCGGCTACGAAACCATGGCCAGCCTGGAGCGATTCAGCTTTGCCGGCCCCAATGTGCGTCTGCGCACCAGCACGGTTGAGGGCCTCTCCAATACGGCGTCCTTCTGCGTGGAGACACGGCTGCTAGACAGCCCGCAGCCTGGGGCCAAAACCCCAGCCCAAGAGCCCGTTTCCGACCAGCCCCTGTCTCCCCTGGGATGGTGA
- the sufC gene encoding Fe-S cluster assembly ATPase SufC, with the protein MIRPDAPVLLEICDLHARVEEQPILKGVNLTIRAGEIHAVMGRNGSGKSTLSKVLAGHPAYAVTAGSVSYMGADLLELAPEQRSRLGLFLGFQYPVEIPGVSNLEFLRVSTNARRAQRGEEELDTFAFEDLVRERLKVVQMDPAFLDRSVNEGFSGGEKKRNEILQMALLEPLVAILDETDSGLDIDALRIVADGVNQLAGPDNATLLITHYQRLLDLITPDYVHVMAAGQILRTGGKELALELERTGYEWVDQELASLSREPAEVL; encoded by the coding sequence GTGATTCGCCCAGACGCCCCGGTATTGCTCGAAATTTGTGATCTGCACGCGCGGGTCGAGGAGCAGCCAATCCTTAAGGGGGTCAACCTCACGATCCGAGCTGGGGAAATTCACGCGGTGATGGGGCGTAATGGCAGCGGCAAAAGCACCCTTTCCAAAGTTCTGGCTGGCCATCCCGCCTATGCGGTCACAGCCGGCTCTGTTTCCTACATGGGCGCAGACCTACTTGAGCTAGCGCCAGAGCAGCGCTCTCGCCTGGGCTTGTTCCTGGGATTTCAATACCCGGTGGAGATCCCGGGGGTTAGCAACCTTGAATTCCTACGGGTTTCCACTAATGCTCGCCGCGCTCAAAGGGGTGAGGAGGAGCTGGACACCTTTGCCTTCGAAGACCTTGTGCGTGAGCGCCTCAAGGTGGTGCAGATGGATCCGGCCTTCTTAGATCGCAGTGTCAACGAAGGCTTCTCGGGTGGCGAAAAAAAGCGCAACGAGATCTTGCAGATGGCGCTACTTGAGCCTCTAGTGGCGATTCTCGATGAAACCGATTCTGGCCTTGATATCGACGCCCTACGCATCGTGGCTGATGGGGTCAATCAACTCGCTGGCCCGGACAATGCCACCTTGTTGATCACCCACTACCAGCGCTTGCTGGATCTGATCACCCCCGATTACGTCCATGTGATGGCGGCTGGCCAGATCCTGCGCACCGGAGGCAAGGAGCTGGCCTTGGAGCTTGAGCGCACTGGTTACGAATGGGTGGATCAGGAGCTGGCCAGCCTGAGCCGGGAACCTGCGGAGGTGCTGTGA
- a CDS encoding phospholipase D-like domain-containing protein codes for MAGCSADAQLLGQSARPKPLPKGIELAFNHAETSRYRSPINGQWRQGDDLEAFVLASIQSARREILVAVQELSLPKLAEALAAKHREGLTVKVVLENTYSSPWSEEHPADLAPHQRNRHEQLKALGWGDAVAILQQAGVPLIDDTADGSAGSGLMHHKFMVVDRAVVVTGSANFTPSCIHGDPGADRSRGNVNHLLRLRSRELAHTFAAEFERMWGDGPDGQPDSRFGLGKGGGAPQQLLVGQTPVTVLFAPHRRSDPHQGLVVLEKLLAVTRKQLDLALFVFSDQGLANAMEKLQQQGVKIRLLADPGFANRAFSEVLDLLGTKLPDHRCGLEAANRPWQRPLESVGTPRLASGDKLHHKLAVIDNRTVVTGSFNWSPSAAHQNDETLLVIDSPQLAEHFTAEINRLWKGAELGITPRLQRKQERQRNQCGSGVQRS; via the coding sequence ATGGCTGGTTGCAGCGCTGACGCCCAGCTGCTCGGCCAGTCAGCCCGGCCCAAGCCCCTGCCCAAGGGCATCGAGCTGGCCTTCAACCACGCCGAAACCAGCCGCTACCGCAGCCCGATCAACGGTCAATGGCGGCAAGGCGACGACCTGGAAGCCTTTGTGCTGGCCAGTATTCAGTCGGCGCGGCGGGAGATCCTGGTGGCGGTGCAGGAGCTATCTCTGCCGAAGCTGGCCGAAGCGCTGGCGGCTAAGCACCGCGAGGGTCTGACGGTGAAGGTGGTGCTGGAAAACACCTACAGCAGCCCCTGGAGCGAAGAGCATCCGGCCGATCTGGCGCCGCACCAGCGCAACCGCCATGAGCAGCTCAAGGCCCTCGGTTGGGGGGATGCGGTGGCGATCCTGCAGCAGGCTGGCGTGCCCCTAATCGATGACACCGCCGATGGCAGTGCTGGCAGTGGTCTGATGCACCACAAGTTCATGGTGGTGGACCGGGCCGTGGTGGTGACCGGCTCAGCCAATTTCACCCCCTCCTGCATCCACGGCGATCCGGGGGCAGACCGCAGCCGCGGCAACGTCAACCACCTGCTGCGGCTGCGCAGCCGTGAGCTGGCCCACACCTTTGCAGCCGAGTTTGAGCGGATGTGGGGCGACGGCCCCGATGGCCAGCCCGACAGCCGCTTTGGGCTGGGTAAGGGCGGCGGGGCTCCCCAGCAGCTGCTGGTGGGGCAAACGCCGGTGACGGTGCTGTTCGCCCCCCATCGCCGCAGCGATCCCCACCAGGGCCTGGTGGTGTTGGAGAAGCTGCTCGCAGTCACCCGCAAGCAACTCGACCTGGCCCTGTTCGTGTTCTCGGATCAGGGACTGGCTAATGCGATGGAGAAACTGCAGCAGCAAGGCGTCAAGATCCGCCTACTGGCCGACCCCGGCTTCGCCAACCGAGCCTTCAGTGAAGTGCTCGATCTTCTCGGCACCAAGCTGCCCGACCACCGCTGCGGCCTGGAGGCGGCGAACCGCCCCTGGCAGCGCCCCTTAGAGAGTGTCGGCACACCACGGCTGGCCAGCGGCGACAAGCTCCACCACAAGCTGGCCGTGATCGACAACCGCACCGTGGTCACCGGCTCTTTCAACTGGAGCCCCAGCGCCGCCCATCAAAACGACGAAACCCTGCTGGTGATCGACTCCCCCCAGCTCGCCGAACACTTCACAGCTGAAATCAACCGGCTCTGGAAGGGCGCCGAGCTCGGCATCACCCCCCGGCTGCAACGCAAACAGGAACGGCAGCGGAATCAGTGCGGCAGTGGGGTGCAGCGCAGCTGA
- a CDS encoding DUF4912 domain-containing protein — protein MTQALTALARMTLRQLRQVASDLGVSLYSRKSKDELLAAINDRQDEEDTPISLKAIEAELPPAPRPSTANTSVVFLPRDPQWAYVFWDISESDRASALATGATQLCLRVADVTGLPGGSAHPHTLQEVVVDSHATEWYLPVPLCDRDYRVELGYRKGSGGWISLAFSSVARVPAQHPSEQILDQFVPFSLDTAPAILPTPVEPADAGLHERLYQTATARWRSLGRGSDAFHELGAAGLDTSELNTSGAGIWASGRNASGIGGVASRQRSFWLVADAELIVYGATDPAARLTIGGEEVPLSTDGTFRVQVPFRDGQQLYPIEAVAADGEQKRNITLEFSRSTPEDNSNPAEKAVSEWF, from the coding sequence GTGACCCAGGCACTCACCGCATTGGCACGCATGACCCTGCGTCAGCTGCGCCAGGTCGCCAGCGACCTTGGGGTGAGCTTGTACAGCCGCAAGTCCAAGGATGAACTCCTGGCAGCCATCAATGATCGCCAGGATGAGGAGGACACGCCTATCAGTCTTAAGGCAATCGAAGCAGAGCTACCCCCCGCTCCCCGCCCCAGCACAGCAAATACCAGCGTCGTATTTCTGCCCCGCGATCCCCAGTGGGCCTACGTGTTCTGGGATATCTCCGAAAGCGATCGGGCCTCAGCCCTGGCAACTGGTGCCACCCAGCTTTGCCTGCGCGTAGCCGACGTAACTGGCTTGCCCGGCGGCTCGGCCCACCCCCACACCCTGCAGGAAGTGGTGGTCGACAGCCATGCCACCGAGTGGTATTTGCCCGTGCCCCTGTGCGACCGGGATTACCGAGTGGAACTCGGCTATCGCAAAGGCAGTGGCGGCTGGATATCCCTGGCCTTCTCTTCAGTGGCACGGGTACCGGCGCAGCACCCCAGCGAGCAAATACTTGATCAGTTCGTACCCTTTTCGCTGGACACGGCTCCAGCCATCCTGCCAACGCCGGTGGAGCCAGCCGATGCAGGCCTGCATGAACGCCTTTATCAAACAGCTACAGCCCGCTGGCGCAGTCTTGGCAGGGGTTCTGATGCTTTCCATGAGCTGGGGGCAGCCGGCCTAGACACCAGTGAACTGAACACCTCTGGTGCCGGCATCTGGGCCAGTGGACGCAACGCTTCTGGCATAGGCGGGGTCGCTTCCCGTCAACGCTCGTTCTGGCTTGTGGCTGATGCTGAGCTGATTGTGTACGGGGCCACCGACCCGGCTGCCCGCCTCACCATTGGTGGTGAGGAAGTGCCCCTCTCAACCGATGGCACCTTCCGAGTCCAGGTGCCCTTCCGGGATGGTCAGCAGCTTTATCCGATCGAGGCTGTGGCCGCCGATGGCGAGCAGAAGCGCAACATCACCCTGGAATTCAGCCGCTCCACCCCTGAAGACAACAGCAACCCAGCCGAAAAGGCCGTAAGCGAATGGTTCTAA
- a CDS encoding FAD-dependent monooxygenase, translated as MSHRPKVVVVGAGPAGASLALLLARGGVAVTLVEAGTSLERQFRGEALMPSGLEALAAMGLLELIPDLPHRPLGGWRFVVNGQELFTAPEPLDGDPSRPCTLVSQPALLEALLKLAGTYPSFAIERGQPVVDLLWQQERLAGVQLRDGRQLPADLVVGCDGRGSLVRQKAGLALQSNPSPIDLLWFQLASTAASPLAGCFTTLVGPEGVFSAFESASGGLQLGWVVGKSKATPELSREGWIERMAALSPPQLAAWLRQWSGGLGAPSRLTVQVGLAERWCQPGLLLLGDAAHPMGPVRAQGINMALRDAWVAATRLLPVLSSGCSGAALDGVTAQIEAERRPEITDMQTLQAAEAARGEQLRQQGWLRGALAIAAPLVGPAIAAHWSQQQQPLRQGLAPLPGPP; from the coding sequence TTGAGCCACCGCCCCAAGGTGGTGGTGGTTGGTGCCGGACCGGCGGGCGCCAGCTTGGCCCTACTGCTGGCCCGTGGCGGTGTGGCCGTAACCCTGGTGGAGGCCGGCACCAGCCTGGAGCGTCAATTCCGCGGCGAAGCGCTGATGCCCTCAGGGCTAGAGGCCCTGGCGGCCATGGGGCTACTCGAGCTGATTCCAGACCTGCCCCACCGGCCCCTAGGTGGATGGCGCTTCGTGGTGAATGGCCAGGAGCTATTCACCGCCCCCGAGCCCCTCGACGGCGATCCAAGCCGGCCCTGCACCCTGGTGAGCCAGCCAGCCCTGCTGGAGGCCTTGCTGAAACTGGCCGGCACCTACCCCTCCTTTGCGATTGAGCGCGGGCAACCGGTGGTCGACCTGCTCTGGCAGCAGGAGCGGCTGGCGGGGGTGCAACTGCGCGATGGCCGTCAGCTGCCTGCCGACCTTGTCGTCGGCTGCGATGGCCGGGGCTCCCTGGTGCGCCAGAAGGCAGGGCTAGCGCTGCAGAGCAACCCCAGCCCGATCGACTTGCTCTGGTTTCAACTGGCCAGTACCGCGGCCTCGCCCTTGGCTGGCTGCTTCACCACCCTGGTGGGGCCCGAGGGGGTTTTCAGCGCTTTCGAAAGCGCCAGCGGCGGCTTGCAGCTGGGCTGGGTTGTGGGCAAGTCAAAAGCCACACCCGAGCTCAGCAGAGAAGGCTGGATCGAGCGGATGGCAGCTTTGAGTCCGCCGCAGCTGGCGGCCTGGCTACGGCAGTGGAGCGGCGGATTGGGGGCGCCCAGCCGGCTGACGGTGCAGGTGGGGCTAGCGGAGCGCTGGTGCCAACCAGGCCTGCTACTGCTTGGCGATGCGGCCCACCCGATGGGACCGGTGCGCGCCCAGGGCATCAACATGGCCCTGCGTGATGCCTGGGTAGCCGCCACACGCTTATTGCCGGTGCTGAGCAGCGGCTGCAGCGGCGCTGCCCTTGATGGGGTGACCGCCCAAATTGAGGCGGAGCGGCGGCCCGAAATCACCGATATGCAAACCCTGCAGGCCGCCGAAGCCGCCCGGGGAGAGCAGTTGCGGCAGCAGGGTTGGTTGCGGGGGGCTCTGGCGATCGCCGCGCCCCTGGTGGGCCCGGCAATCGCTGCCCACTGGAGCCAGCAGCAACAGCCGCTGCGCCAGGGACTAGCCCCGCTGCCAGGACCGCCATGA
- the sufB gene encoding Fe-S cluster assembly protein SufB: MSTATVGDLVSQPYKHGFVTDIETEKIAKGLSEDVVRLISSKKSEPEFLLAFRLRAYRQWLQMQSPDWAALGFPQIDYQNIIYYAAPKQQEKKASLDEVDPKLLETFEKLGIPLSEQKRLSNVAVDAVFDSVSIATTYREKLAEHGVVFCSISEAVKEYPGLVEKYLGTVVPSNDNYFAALNSAVFSDGSFVFIPKGVACPMELSTYFRINSADTGQFERTLIIAEEGASVSYLEGCTAPMFDTNQLHAAVVELVVLDDASIKYSTVQNWYAGDEHGVGGIYNFVTKRGQCRGDRSRISWTQVETGSAITWKYPSCVLQGADSVGEFYSVALTNNYQQADTGTKMIHVGPRTRSTIVSKGISAGHSSNSYRGLVQIGPKAVGAKNYSQCDSMLIGDQAGANTYPYIRSQQPDAAVEHEASTCRISADQLFYLQSRGIGFEEAVSMMVSGFCRDVFNQLPMEFAAEADKLLALKLEGSVG; the protein is encoded by the coding sequence ATGAGCACTGCAACCGTTGGCGATCTAGTTTCGCAGCCGTATAAGCACGGTTTCGTCACTGATATTGAAACCGAAAAGATCGCCAAGGGTCTGAGTGAAGACGTTGTGCGTCTGATCTCCTCGAAGAAAAGCGAGCCTGAGTTTTTATTGGCTTTTCGGCTGCGGGCCTATCGGCAATGGCTGCAGATGCAGTCACCAGATTGGGCGGCGCTGGGTTTCCCGCAGATTGATTATCAAAACATCATCTACTACGCAGCCCCTAAGCAGCAGGAGAAAAAAGCCAGTCTTGATGAGGTTGACCCCAAGCTGCTGGAAACATTTGAAAAACTTGGCATCCCCCTAAGTGAGCAGAAGCGCCTATCGAACGTGGCAGTTGACGCCGTTTTTGACAGCGTCTCAATCGCCACCACCTATCGCGAAAAGCTGGCTGAGCATGGCGTTGTTTTTTGCTCAATAAGTGAGGCTGTCAAGGAGTATCCAGGCTTGGTTGAGAAGTACCTTGGCACAGTCGTCCCAAGTAACGACAACTATTTTGCTGCCCTGAATTCGGCGGTTTTTAGTGATGGTTCTTTTGTTTTTATTCCAAAGGGCGTAGCTTGCCCAATGGAGTTGTCAACATATTTCCGGATCAATTCCGCCGATACGGGCCAGTTTGAGCGCACTTTGATCATTGCTGAAGAGGGCGCTTCTGTTAGTTATTTAGAGGGGTGCACGGCCCCGATGTTTGATACCAATCAGCTCCATGCAGCCGTTGTGGAGTTGGTGGTGCTCGATGATGCTTCTATTAAATACTCCACGGTTCAGAACTGGTATGCCGGTGACGAGCACGGCGTGGGCGGCATTTATAACTTCGTCACCAAGCGTGGCCAATGCCGAGGCGACCGCAGCCGGATCAGCTGGACTCAGGTGGAAACTGGCTCAGCAATTACTTGGAAGTATCCCAGTTGTGTGCTGCAGGGTGCTGACTCGGTGGGCGAGTTTTATTCGGTAGCCCTCACTAATAACTATCAGCAGGCTGATACTGGTACCAAGATGATTCACGTCGGTCCGAGGACCCGTTCAACCATTGTGAGCAAGGGCATTAGCGCTGGCCATTCATCTAATAGCTATCGCGGTCTTGTGCAGATTGGGCCTAAAGCTGTAGGGGCTAAGAATTACAGTCAATGTGATTCGATGTTGATTGGTGATCAAGCTGGCGCCAATACCTATCCCTATATCCGCTCTCAGCAACCGGATGCCGCAGTGGAGCATGAGGCAAGCACTTGCCGCATCTCCGCAGATCAACTCTTTTACCTGCAAAGCCGGGGCATTGGGTTTGAAGAGGCGGTTTCGATGATGGTCAGCGGTTTTTGCCGCGACGTGTTTAATCAATTGCCCATGGAATTTGCCGCTGAGGCAGACAAATTGCTTGCCCTCAAGCTCGAGGGATCCGTGGGCTGA
- a CDS encoding ferredoxin-thioredoxin reductase catalytic domain-containing protein codes for MSDTPASSTAESPAGSSPAHSDSLEVIRKFAETYAQRTGTYFCSDSGVTAVVLAGLAKHKDELGGALCPCRHYEDKQAEVSQAFWNCPCVPMRERKECHCMLFLTEDNAFRCDKQTISLDEVKALTAS; via the coding sequence ATGTCCGACACTCCGGCCAGTTCGACCGCTGAGAGCCCCGCAGGGAGCTCGCCGGCGCACTCCGACAGCTTGGAGGTGATTCGAAAGTTTGCCGAAACCTACGCGCAGCGCACCGGTACCTACTTCTGTAGTGATTCCGGTGTGACCGCGGTGGTGCTCGCTGGCCTGGCTAAGCATAAAGACGAGCTTGGTGGTGCCCTTTGCCCCTGCCGTCATTACGAGGACAAGCAGGCAGAGGTTTCCCAAGCTTTTTGGAATTGCCCCTGCGTGCCCATGCGGGAGCGTAAGGAGTGCCACTGCATGCTGTTTCTCACTGAGGACAATGCTTTCCGCTGTGATAAGCAGACGATTTCCCTAGACGAAGTTAAAGCCCTTACTGCCAGCTGA
- the sufR gene encoding iron-sulfur cluster biosynthesis transcriptional regulator SufR has translation MSAIPQIIHQHADPASTRDTVLTLLVRHGEATASALATHLEMSVQVVRRHLRGLEDDGLVESTPAAEGPGRPSNHWRLTAKGQGQFPDGSDHFALGLLQSLAGNLPPETLHELLLQQAIQQADAYRHRIGAGSLPERLEQLVVLRRQEGYLAECSQDAGDPQAWMLSEFHCSVMRIAEQFPCICDQELQLIRHTFPDCQVDRVQWRLEKGHSCGFRLTPRRDD, from the coding sequence GTGAGCGCCATTCCCCAAATCATTCACCAGCACGCCGATCCGGCATCCACCCGGGATACGGTGCTCACCTTGCTGGTTAGGCATGGAGAGGCCACCGCGAGCGCCCTAGCCACTCACCTGGAGATGTCGGTGCAGGTTGTGCGTCGCCATCTGCGTGGCTTGGAAGATGATGGTTTGGTCGAGTCCACTCCAGCGGCGGAGGGTCCGGGCAGGCCCAGCAATCACTGGCGCCTTACCGCCAAAGGCCAGGGACAATTTCCCGATGGCAGCGACCATTTCGCCCTCGGCCTGCTGCAATCTCTGGCTGGCAACCTGCCACCGGAAACCCTGCACGAACTCCTACTACAACAAGCCATTCAGCAGGCTGACGCCTACCGCCACCGCATCGGCGCCGGCTCGCTTCCTGAGCGGCTGGAGCAGCTGGTAGTTCTACGCCGGCAAGAGGGGTATCTAGCGGAATGCTCCCAAGACGCCGGCGACCCTCAAGCCTGGATGCTCAGTGAATTTCACTGTTCCGTAATGCGCATCGCCGAACAATTCCCCTGCATCTGCGACCAGGAGCTGCAGCTCATTCGCCACACCTTTCCCGACTGCCAGGTCGATCGGGTGCAATGGCGCCTGGAGAAGGGTCACTCTTGCGGCTTTCGCCTGACGCCCCGCCGTGACGACTGA
- a CDS encoding phycobilisome rod-core linker polypeptide has product MALPLLKYAPTTQNSRVDPLRVGSDEDPKSMSMDRAMDPKDLNLVIESCYRQIFFYAFKVDRNLTLESQLRNGQMSVRDFIRSLCLSDTFTRSFYNLNSNYRVVRHLVEKLLGRPTHGRSEEIAWAAVLMTRGVKGMVDDILNGQEYLDAFGYDTVPFHRNRVVGSRDLGETPFNITTPRYEAYYRGILGFPQVVYTGTAKTIPARSRQRRGGFPEDYLPWVRNLPAMRSQGGASGSVSMDYLAKVPYRSIGR; this is encoded by the coding sequence GTGGCCCTGCCCCTCCTGAAGTACGCGCCCACTACCCAAAACTCGCGGGTTGACCCGCTGCGGGTGGGTTCGGATGAGGACCCCAAATCCATGTCCATGGACAGGGCTATGGATCCCAAAGACCTAAATCTGGTCATTGAGTCGTGTTATCGACAGATTTTCTTTTATGCCTTCAAGGTCGACCGCAACCTGACATTGGAGAGCCAGCTGCGCAACGGCCAAATGAGTGTGCGGGATTTCATTCGCTCCCTATGTCTCTCAGACACCTTCACCCGCAGCTTCTACAACCTGAACAGCAACTATCGGGTGGTGCGCCACCTGGTGGAAAAGCTTCTGGGTCGCCCCACCCACGGCAGGTCTGAGGAGATCGCCTGGGCGGCCGTGCTGATGACCCGCGGGGTCAAGGGCATGGTTGACGACATCCTCAACGGCCAGGAATACCTGGATGCCTTTGGTTACGACACCGTTCCTTTCCACCGCAACCGCGTGGTGGGCTCCCGTGATCTGGGCGAAACCCCCTTCAACATCACCACTCCGCGATACGAGGCCTACTACCGCGGCATCTTGGGCTTCCCCCAAGTTGTGTACACCGGCACCGCCAAAACGATCCCCGCTCGCTCCCGTCAGCGCCGTGGCGGCTTCCCCGAGGACTACCTCCCCTGGGTGCGCAATCTGCCTGCCATGCGCAGCCAAGGCGGAGCCTCCGGCAGCGTCAGCATGGATTACCTCGCCAAGGTTCCTTACCGCAGCATTGGCCGCTAA
- a CDS encoding alpha-D-glucose phosphate-specific phosphoglucomutase yields the protein MTSSNPVSIRQISLAQPFSDQKPGTSGLRKSSRQFQTPHYLESFIEASLQVLPGVAGGTLVVGGDGRYGNLAAINVIARMAAAHGVARLITTTGGILSTPAASHLIRQHGAVGGVILSASHNPGGPDGDFGVKINGANGGPTPESITDAIYAATLELGGYRICEGCIDPDLSTPGLSSIGDLQVEVIDGVDDYVALMQRLFDFDQIGDLLRGDFPMAFDAMHAVTGPYASRIFEELLGAPAGTVRNGIPLEDFGGGHPDPNLTYAHDLAELLMGSDAYKFGAACDGDGDRNMVLGARCFVNPSDSLAVLTANATLAPGYADGLAGVARSMPTSAATDVVAKELGLACFETPTGWKFFGNLLDAGRITLCGEESFGTGSNHIREKDGLWAVLFWLQILARKQAPVSRIMAEHWSRFGRHYYSRHDYEAIASEAAHGLYNRIKEMQPALVGQSFAGRSVATADDFAYTDPVDGSLTTGQGLRLLLDDGSRVVLRLSGTGTQGATLRVYLESYVQPSGNLSQDPQIALGELITAIDGLAEIKTRTGMDRPTVIT from the coding sequence ATGACCAGCAGTAATCCCGTGAGCATTCGGCAGATTTCCCTGGCCCAGCCTTTCAGCGACCAGAAGCCCGGCACCTCCGGTCTGCGCAAGAGCAGTCGCCAGTTCCAGACCCCCCACTACCTGGAGAGCTTCATCGAAGCGAGCCTGCAGGTGCTGCCAGGCGTGGCCGGCGGCACCTTGGTAGTGGGAGGTGACGGTCGCTACGGCAACCTCGCAGCCATCAACGTGATCGCCCGCATGGCCGCCGCCCATGGCGTGGCCCGGCTGATTACCACCACCGGAGGCATCCTCTCCACCCCAGCCGCCTCCCACCTGATACGTCAACACGGCGCCGTGGGCGGGGTGATTCTCTCGGCCAGCCATAACCCCGGCGGCCCCGATGGCGATTTCGGCGTCAAGATCAACGGCGCCAACGGCGGCCCCACGCCGGAATCGATCACCGACGCGATTTACGCCGCCACCTTGGAACTAGGCGGCTATCGGATCTGCGAAGGCTGCATCGATCCCGACCTCTCAACGCCAGGGCTCAGCAGCATTGGCGACCTGCAGGTTGAGGTTATCGATGGCGTAGACGACTACGTAGCGCTGATGCAGCGCCTGTTCGACTTCGACCAGATCGGCGATCTATTGCGGGGCGACTTTCCGATGGCCTTCGATGCCATGCACGCGGTGACCGGCCCATACGCCAGCCGGATCTTCGAAGAATTGCTTGGCGCTCCCGCGGGCACGGTGCGCAACGGCATCCCCCTAGAAGATTTTGGCGGCGGCCACCCCGATCCCAACCTCACCTACGCCCATGACCTAGCCGAGCTGCTGATGGGCAGCGATGCCTACAAATTCGGTGCCGCCTGCGATGGCGACGGCGACCGCAACATGGTGTTGGGGGCGCGCTGCTTCGTGAACCCAAGCGACAGCCTGGCGGTACTCACCGCCAACGCCACCTTGGCCCCGGGCTATGCCGATGGCCTAGCCGGTGTGGCTCGCTCGATGCCCACCAGCGCCGCCACCGATGTGGTGGCAAAGGAGCTTGGTCTGGCCTGCTTCGAAACGCCAACGGGCTGGAAATTCTTCGGCAACCTGCTCGATGCGGGGCGCATCACCCTTTGCGGTGAGGAAAGCTTCGGCACGGGCAGCAACCACATCCGCGAAAAAGATGGCCTCTGGGCGGTGCTTTTCTGGCTGCAGATCCTGGCCAGGAAGCAGGCACCGGTGAGCAGGATCATGGCCGAGCACTGGAGCCGTTTCGGCCGGCACTACTACTCTCGCCACGACTACGAAGCCATCGCCAGCGAGGCCGCCCACGGCCTCTACAACCGCATCAAGGAGATGCAGCCCGCGCTGGTGGGCCAAAGCTTCGCCGGCCGCAGCGTCGCTACCGCCGACGACTTCGCCTACACCGATCCAGTGGACGGCTCCCTCACAACCGGCCAGGGGCTGCGACTGCTGCTCGATGACGGCAGCCGGGTGGTGTTGCGCCTTTCAGGCACTGGCACCCAGGGGGCAACCCTACGGGTGTATCTCGAGAGCTATGTGCAGCCCAGCGGCAACCTCAGCCAGGATCCCCAAATCGCCCTCGGCGAGCTGATCACGGCAATCGATGGACTGGCCGAAATCAAAACCCGCACGGGGATGGATCGCCCCACCGTGATCACCTAA